From Actinomycetota bacterium, the proteins below share one genomic window:
- a CDS encoding polyprenyl synthetase family protein, with protein MTTVTTPRGTSSQVTEAAQPVPASPLDAEDLRARVDRALAALLAQELSALGFLGDDAGPVTDALTRFALAGGKRLRPAFVYWGYRGAGGAAGGPEAEATVKAACSVELLHVCALIHDDIMDGSEVRRGRPAMHVGFAGLHRGLGWRGDPAAFGEGAAMLMGDLAFTWADVALAEAGLPDDRLAAALRVFNRLRSELMGGQYLDLVEARRGAPDEAAVRRVLTYKSGKYTIERPLHLGLALAAGPPALAAGYSAYGLPLGEAFQLRDDILGVFGSPEVTGKPAGDDLREGKETYLVMQARRLAGRAGRALLEGALGNAKLSEDEVAELRRLIAGCGAVDATEARIGELLAEAKAALAAADGIDEAARGTLAALADHVTDRSA; from the coding sequence ATGACCACCGTGACGACCCCCAGAGGAACCTCCAGCCAGGTGACCGAGGCCGCCCAGCCCGTGCCGGCGTCCCCCCTGGACGCCGAGGATCTGCGCGCCCGGGTCGACCGGGCCCTGGCCGCCCTGCTCGCCCAGGAGCTGTCGGCCCTCGGCTTCCTCGGTGACGACGCCGGCCCCGTCACCGACGCCCTGACCCGGTTCGCCCTCGCCGGCGGCAAGCGGCTGCGGCCGGCCTTCGTGTACTGGGGGTACCGGGGCGCCGGAGGCGCCGCCGGCGGCCCCGAGGCCGAGGCCACCGTCAAGGCCGCCTGCTCGGTCGAGCTGCTGCACGTCTGCGCCCTCATCCACGACGACATCATGGACGGCTCCGAGGTCCGGCGCGGCCGCCCGGCCATGCACGTCGGCTTCGCCGGCCTCCACCGCGGCCTCGGCTGGCGGGGCGACCCGGCCGCCTTCGGCGAGGGCGCGGCCATGCTCATGGGCGACCTGGCCTTCACCTGGGCCGACGTGGCCCTGGCCGAGGCCGGCCTGCCCGACGACCGCCTGGCCGCCGCCCTGCGGGTCTTCAACCGGCTGCGCTCGGAGCTGATGGGCGGCCAGTACCTGGACCTGGTCGAGGCCCGCCGGGGCGCCCCCGACGAGGCCGCCGTCCGCCGGGTCCTGACCTACAAGTCGGGCAAGTACACCATCGAGCGGCCGCTGCACCTGGGCCTGGCCCTGGCCGCCGGCCCGCCCGCCCTGGCCGCCGGCTACTCGGCCTACGGGCTGCCCCTGGGCGAGGCCTTCCAGCTCCGGGACGACATCCTCGGGGTGTTCGGGTCCCCGGAGGTGACCGGCAAGCCGGCCGGGGACGACCTGCGCGAGGGCAAGGAGACCTACCTGGTCATGCAGGCCCGCCGGCTCGCCGGCCGGGCCGGCCGGGCCCTGCTGGAGGGGGCCCTCGGCAACGCCAAGCTGTCCGAGGACGAGGTCGCCGAGCTGCGCCGGCTGATCGCCGGCTGCGGCGCCGTGGACGCCACCGAGGCCCGCATCGGCGAGCTCCTGGCCGAGGCCAAGGCGGCGCTGGCC